A single region of the Garra rufa chromosome 6, GarRuf1.0, whole genome shotgun sequence genome encodes:
- the LOC141336571 gene encoding eukaryotic translation initiation factor 3 subunit B, whose amino-acid sequence MLDTVNMAAELEFDEEEDPSFSDPEDFVDDIDDEELLEDVLRERPLEADGIDSVVVVDNVPQVGPERLEKLKNVIHKIFSKFGKITNEFYPETSGTTKGYIFLEYASPNQALEAVKNADGYKLDKQHTFRVNLFTDFDKYMNISDQWETPEKQPFKDFGNMRHWLEDPDCRDQYSVIYESGERTAIFYNDAKEPILVEERARWTETYVRWSPKGTYLATFHQRGIALWGGEKFKQIQRFSHQGVSLIDFSPCERYVVTFSPLMDTKEDPQAIIIWDILTGQKKRGFHCESSAHWPIFKWSQDGKFFARMTIDTLSIYETPSMGLLDKKSIKITGIKDFSWSPGDNIIAFWVPEDKDIPARVTLMQFPSRLEIRVRNLFNVVDCKLHWQRQGDYLCVKVDRTPRGTQGIVTNFEIFRMREKQVPVDVVEMKESIIAFAWEPNGSKFAVLHGESPRINASFYHVKSNGKIDLIKMFDKQQANSIFWSPQGQFMVLAGLRSMNGALAFVDTSDCTIMYIAEHYMASDVEWDPTGRYVVTSVSWWSHKVDNAYWLWTFQGRLLQKNNKDRFCQLLWRPCPPTLLSQEQIKAIKKDLKKYSKIFEQKDRLSQSKASKELVDKRRLMMEEYRRYKDSAIQLYNQQRELRLQLRGGVDSDELDSNVEDWEEETIEFFINEEIIPLGDLE is encoded by the exons AGTTGTTGGAGGATGTTTTGAGGGAGAGACCTTTGGAGGCTGATGGGATTGATTCGGTGGTTGTGGTGGACAATGTTCCCCAGGTGGGACCTGAACGTCTGGAGAAACTGAAAAACGTGATCCATAAAATCTTCTCCAAGTTTGgaaaaatcacaaatgaatttTACCCTGAGACATCTGGGACGACAAAAGG GTATATCTTTCTGGAGTACGCGTCCCCTAACCAAGCTCTGGAAGCTGTTAAGAACGCAGATGGTTACAAGCTGGACAAACAGCACACGTTCCGAGTCAATCTGTTCACCGATTTTGATAA GTACATGAATATCAGTGACCAGTGGGAAACCCCTGAAAAACAGCCATTTAAAGACTTT GGCAACATGAGGCACTGGCTTGAGGATCCAGATTGTCGTGATCAATACAGTGTAATCTACGAATCAGGAGAGCGAACTGCCATATTTTACAACGACGCGAAGGAGCCAATTCTGGTTGAAGAGAGAGCT CGCTGGACAGAGACTTACGTCCGCTGGTCACCCAAAGGGACGTACCTGGCCACCTTCCACCAACGAGGAATTGCATTGTGGGGTGGAGAGAAGTTCAAGCAGATACAGAGATTCAGCCACCAGGGTGTCTCTCTTATTGACTTCTCCCCGTGCGAGAG GTATGTGGTGACTTTCAGCCCACTGATGGACACCAAAGAGGACCCTCAAGCCATCATCATCTGGGACATCCTGACCGGACAGAAAAAACGTGGCTTTCATTGTGAGAGTTCAGCACACTGGCCTATTTTTAA GTGGAGTCAAGATGGAAAGTTCTTTGCCAGAATGACAATAGACACTCTGAGCATCTATGAAACCCCA TCAATGGGTCTGCTAGATAAGAAGAGTATAAAAATAACTGGAATAAA AGATTTTTCTTGGTCCCCGGGAGACAACATCATTGCCTTTTGGGTCCCGGAAGACAAAGACATTCCAGCCAGGGTAACGCTCATGCAGTTCCCATCCCGTTTAGAGATTCGGGTGCGGAATCTTTTCAACGTGGTGGATTGCAAACTTCACTGGCAACGGCAGGGTGATTACTTGTGTGTGAAGGTGGACCGAACACCCAGAGGAACAcag GGTATCGTCACAAACTTTGAGATTTTCCGCATGAGAGAGAAACAGGTTCCCGTTGATGTGGTAGAGATGAAAG AGAGCATCATTGCATTTGCCTGGGAGCCCAACGGCAGTAAGTTTGCGGTACTACATGGAGAGTCACCCAGAATAAATGCCTCATTTTACCACGTCAAAAGCAACGGCAAGATTGATCTCATCA AGATGTTTGATAAGCAGCAAGCTAACAGTATCTTTTGGAGTCCTCAAGGTCAGTTCATGGTACTGGCAGGACTGCGGAG TATGAATGGCGCTCTCGCATTTGTGGACACGTCGGATTGTACCATTATGTATATCGCGGAGCATTACATGGCCTCTGATGTGGAATGGGACCCTACAGGCAGATATGTGGTTACTTCTGTTTCCTGGTGGAGCCACAAG GTGGACAATGCATACTGGCTATGGACGTTCCAGGGACGTCTTCTGCAAAAGAACAACAAAGACAGATTCTGCCAGTTGCTTTGGAGACCATGCCCTCCTACGTTACTCAGTCAAGAGCAAATAAAG GCAATTAAGAAGGACCTCAAGAAGTACTCAAAAATCTTTGAGCAAAAGGACAGACTGAGCCAGTCTAAGGCTTCTAAG GAGTTAGTGGACAAACGGCGTTTGATGATGGAAGAATACAGGCGCTACAAAGACAGTGCCATTCAGCTTTACAACCAACAGAGGGAGCTGCGCCTTCAGCTCAGAGGAG GTGTGGACTCAGATGAACTGGACAGTAATGTGGAGGACTGGGAAGAGGAAACCATTGAGTTCTTTATCAACGAAGAGATCATTCCTCTCGGAGACCTGGAATAG